One genomic region from Rattus norvegicus strain BN/NHsdMcwi chromosome 10, GRCr8, whole genome shotgun sequence encodes:
- the Chrne gene encoding acetylcholine receptor subunit epsilon precursor (The RefSeq protein has 2 substitutions compared to this genomic sequence), translating into MTMALLGTLLLLALFGRSQGKNEELSLYHHLFDNYDPECRPVRRPEDTVTITLKVTLTNLISLNEKEETLTTSVWIGIEWQDYRLNFSKDDFAGVEILRVPSEHVWLPEIVLENNIDGQFGVAYDCNVLVYEGGSVSWLPPAIYRSTCAVEVTYFPFDWQNCSLIFRSQTYNAEEVELIFAVDDDGNAINKIDIDTAAFTENGEWAIDYCPGMIRHYEGGSTEDPGETDVIYTLIIRRKPLFYVINIIVPCVLISGLVLLAYFLPAQAGGQKCTVSINVLLAQTVFLFLIAQKIPETSLSVPLLGRYLIFVMVVATLIVMNCVIVLNVSLRTPTTHATSPRLRQILLELLPRLLGLSPPPEDPGAASPARRASSVGILLRAEELILKKPRSELVFEGQRHRHGTWTAAALCQNLGAAAPEVRCCVDAVNFVAESTRDQEATGEELSDWVRMGKALDNVCFWAALVLFSVGSTLIFLGGYFNQVPDLPYPPCIQP; encoded by the exons ATGACAATGGCTCTGCTTGGGACCCTGCTTCTCCTGGCACTCTTTG GCAGAAGCCAAGGCAAGAATGAAGAGCTGAGCCTGTATCACCATCTCTTCGACAATTATGACCCAGAATGCCGGCCAGTTAGGAGACCTGAGGACACTGTCACCATCACCCTCAAGGTCACCCTAACCAACCTCATCTCACTG AATGAGAAAGAAGAGACTCTGACCACCAGTGTCTGGATTGGAATT GAATGGCAAGACTATCGGCTCAACTTCAGCAAGGACGATTTTGCAGGCGTAGAAATCCTGCGGGTCCCTTCCGAACATGTATGGCTGCCAGAGATTGTTCTGGAAAACAA TATTGATGGGCAGTTTGGAGTGGCCTACGACTGCAATGTTCTGGTCTATGAGGGAGGCTCTGTGAGCTGGCTGCCCCCAGCTATCTACCGCAGCACGTGCGCAGTGGAGGTCACCTATTTCCCCTTTGACTGGCAGAACTGCTCTCTCATTTTTCG TTCCCAGACCTACAATGCTGAAGAGGTGGAGTTCATCTTTGCAGTGGATGACGATGGCAATGCCATCAACAAAATTGACATCGACACCGCAGCTTTTACCG AGAATGGAGAATGGGCCATTGACTACTGCCCAGGCATGATTCGCCATTATGAGGGAGGCTCCACAGAAGACCCTGGAGAAACTGACGTCATCTACACGCTCATCATCCGTCGAAAGCCGCTTTTTTACGTCATTAACATCATTGTGCCTTGTGTGCTCATTTCTGGCTTGGTGCTACTCGCTTACTTCCTACCTGCGCAGG CTGGTGGCCAGAAATGCACGGTCTCTATCAACGTCCTGCTAGCCCAGACTGTCTTCTTGTTCCTAATTGCCCAGAAAATTCCAGAGACTTCTCTGAGCGTGCCGCTGCTGGGCAG GTATCTTATTTTTGTCATGGTGGTTGCCACGCTCATTGTCATGAATTGCGTCATCGTGCTCAACGTATCTTTGCGAACGCCAACGACTCACGCCACATCCCCTCGGCTGCGCCAG ATTTTATTAGAGCTACTGCCGCGCCTCCTCGGCTTGAGCCCACCCCCAGAGGATCCCGGAGCTGCCTCACCAGCGAGGCGTGCCTCATCTGTGGGCATTCTGCTTAGAGCGGAGGAGCTCATCTTGAAAAAGCCGCGGAGCGAACTCGTGTTTGAGGGACAGAGGCATCGGCATGGAACTTGGACCG CAGCCGCCCTCTGCCAGAACCTGAGTGCTGCAGCCCCTGAAGTCCGCTGCTGTGTGGATGCTGTGAACTTTGTGGCTGAGAGCACAAGGGACCAGGAAGCCACTGGAGAG GAACTGTCTGACTGGGTGCGTATGGGGAAGGCCCTCGACAATGTCTGTTTTTGGGCAGCGTTGGTGCTCTTCAGCGTCGGTTCTACGCTCATCTTCCTTGGAGGTTACTTCAACCAAGTTCCTGATCTCCCCTACCCACCGTGCATCCAACCATGA
- the Chrne gene encoding acetylcholine receptor subunit epsilon isoform X2 — translation MSKILFFLCFFRTEFLSVQQPWLCWNSLSIPGWPQTHRDPPVSASCVLGLKVYITDAWHCDHHGEKQTGRSQGKNEELSLYHHLFDNYDPECRPVRRPEDTVTITLKVTLTNLISLNEKEETLTTSVWIGIEWQDYRLNFSKDDFAGVEILRVPSEHVWLPEIVLENNIDGQFGVAYDCNVLVYEGGSVSWLPPAIYRSTCAVEVTYFPFDWQNCSLIFRSQTYNAEEVEFIFAVDDDGNAINKIDIDTAAFTENGEWAIDYCPGMIRHYEGGSTEDPGETDVIYTLIIRRKPLFYVINIIVPCVLISGLVLLAYFLPAQAGGQKCTVSINVLLAQTVFLFLIAQKIPETSLSVPLLGRYLIFVMVVATLIVMNCVIVLNVSLRTPTTHATSPRLRQILLELLPRLLGLSPPPEDPGAASPARRASSVGILLRAEELILKKPRSELVFEGQRHRHGTWTAALCQNLSAAAPEVRCCVDAVNFVAESTRDQEATGEELSDWVRMGKALDNVCFWAALVLFSVGSTLIFLGGYFNQVPDLPYPPCIQP, via the exons ATgagtaaaattcttttttttctttgttttttcaggACAGAATTTCTTTCTGTGCAACaaccctggctgtgctggaactcgcttagtataccaggctggcctcaaactcacagagatccccctgtctctgcctcctgtgtgctgggtttaaaggtgtacATCACCGATGCCTGGCACTGtgatcatcatggtgagaagcagaCAG GCAGAAGCCAAGGCAAGAATGAAGAGCTGAGCCTGTATCACCATCTCTTCGACAATTATGACCCAGAATGCCGGCCAGTTAGGAGACCTGAGGACACTGTCACCATCACCCTCAAGGTCACCCTAACCAACCTCATCTCACTG AATGAGAAAGAAGAGACTCTGACCACCAGTGTCTGGATTGGAATT GAATGGCAAGACTATCGGCTCAACTTCAGCAAGGACGATTTTGCAGGCGTAGAAATCCTGCGGGTCCCTTCCGAACATGTATGGCTGCCAGAGATTGTTCTGGAAAACAA TATTGATGGGCAGTTTGGAGTGGCCTACGACTGCAATGTTCTGGTCTATGAGGGAGGCTCTGTGAGCTGGCTGCCCCCAGCTATCTACCGCAGCACGTGCGCAGTGGAGGTCACCTATTTCCCCTTTGACTGGCAGAACTGCTCTCTCATTTTTCG TTCCCAGACCTACAATGCTGAAGAGGTGGAGTTCATCTTTGCAGTGGATGACGATGGCAATGCCATCAACAAAATTGACATCGACACCGCAGCTTTTACCG AGAATGGAGAATGGGCCATTGACTACTGCCCAGGCATGATTCGCCATTATGAGGGAGGCTCCACAGAAGACCCTGGAGAAACTGACGTCATCTACACGCTCATCATCCGTCGAAAGCCGCTTTTTTACGTCATTAACATCATTGTGCCTTGTGTGCTCATTTCTGGCTTGGTGCTACTCGCTTACTTCCTACCTGCGCAGG CTGGTGGCCAGAAATGCACGGTCTCTATCAACGTCCTGCTAGCCCAGACTGTCTTCTTGTTCCTAATTGCCCAGAAAATTCCAGAGACTTCTCTGAGCGTGCCGCTGCTGGGCAG GTATCTTATTTTTGTCATGGTGGTTGCCACGCTCATTGTCATGAATTGCGTCATCGTGCTCAACGTATCTTTGCGAACGCCAACGACTCACGCCACATCCCCTCGGCTGCGCCAG ATTTTATTAGAGCTACTGCCGCGCCTCCTCGGCTTGAGCCCACCCCCAGAGGATCCCGGAGCTGCCTCACCAGCGAGGCGTGCCTCATCTGTGGGCATTCTGCTTAGAGCGGAGGAGCTCATCTTGAAAAAGCCGCGGAGCGAACTCGTGTTTGAGGGACAGAGGCATCGGCATGGAACTTGGACCG CCGCCCTCTGCCAGAACCTGAGTGCTGCAGCCCCTGAAGTCCGCTGCTGTGTGGATGCTGTGAACTTTGTGGCTGAGAGCACAAGGGACCAGGAAGCCACTGGAGAG GAACTGTCTGACTGGGTGCGTATGGGGAAGGCCCTCGACAATGTCTGTTTTTGGGCAGCGTTGGTGCTCTTCAGCGTCGGTTCTACGCTCATCTTCCTTGGAGGTTACTTCAACCAAGTTCCTGATCTCCCCTACCCACCGTGCATCCAACCATGA
- the Chrne gene encoding acetylcholine receptor subunit epsilon isoform X1 — MSKILFFLCFFRTEFLSVQQPWLCWNSLSIPGWPQTHRDPPVSASCVLGLKVYITDAWHCDHHGEKQTGRSQGKNEELSLYHHLFDNYDPECRPVRRPEDTVTITLKVTLTNLISLNEKEETLTTSVWIGIEWQDYRLNFSKDDFAGVEILRVPSEHVWLPEIVLENNIDGQFGVAYDCNVLVYEGGSVSWLPPAIYRSTCAVEVTYFPFDWQNCSLIFRSQTYNAEEVEFIFAVDDDGNAINKIDIDTAAFTENGEWAIDYCPGMIRHYEGGSTEDPGETDVIYTLIIRRKPLFYVINIIVPCVLISGLVLLAYFLPAQAGGQKCTVSINVLLAQTVFLFLIAQKIPETSLSVPLLGRYLIFVMVVATLIVMNCVIVLNVSLRTPTTHATSPRLRQILLELLPRLLGLSPPPEDPGAASPARRASSVGILLRAEELILKKPRSELVFEGQRHRHGTWTAAALCQNLSAAAPEVRCCVDAVNFVAESTRDQEATGEELSDWVRMGKALDNVCFWAALVLFSVGSTLIFLGGYFNQVPDLPYPPCIQP, encoded by the exons ATgagtaaaattcttttttttctttgttttttcaggACAGAATTTCTTTCTGTGCAACaaccctggctgtgctggaactcgcttagtataccaggctggcctcaaactcacagagatccccctgtctctgcctcctgtgtgctgggtttaaaggtgtacATCACCGATGCCTGGCACTGtgatcatcatggtgagaagcagaCAG GCAGAAGCCAAGGCAAGAATGAAGAGCTGAGCCTGTATCACCATCTCTTCGACAATTATGACCCAGAATGCCGGCCAGTTAGGAGACCTGAGGACACTGTCACCATCACCCTCAAGGTCACCCTAACCAACCTCATCTCACTG AATGAGAAAGAAGAGACTCTGACCACCAGTGTCTGGATTGGAATT GAATGGCAAGACTATCGGCTCAACTTCAGCAAGGACGATTTTGCAGGCGTAGAAATCCTGCGGGTCCCTTCCGAACATGTATGGCTGCCAGAGATTGTTCTGGAAAACAA TATTGATGGGCAGTTTGGAGTGGCCTACGACTGCAATGTTCTGGTCTATGAGGGAGGCTCTGTGAGCTGGCTGCCCCCAGCTATCTACCGCAGCACGTGCGCAGTGGAGGTCACCTATTTCCCCTTTGACTGGCAGAACTGCTCTCTCATTTTTCG TTCCCAGACCTACAATGCTGAAGAGGTGGAGTTCATCTTTGCAGTGGATGACGATGGCAATGCCATCAACAAAATTGACATCGACACCGCAGCTTTTACCG AGAATGGAGAATGGGCCATTGACTACTGCCCAGGCATGATTCGCCATTATGAGGGAGGCTCCACAGAAGACCCTGGAGAAACTGACGTCATCTACACGCTCATCATCCGTCGAAAGCCGCTTTTTTACGTCATTAACATCATTGTGCCTTGTGTGCTCATTTCTGGCTTGGTGCTACTCGCTTACTTCCTACCTGCGCAGG CTGGTGGCCAGAAATGCACGGTCTCTATCAACGTCCTGCTAGCCCAGACTGTCTTCTTGTTCCTAATTGCCCAGAAAATTCCAGAGACTTCTCTGAGCGTGCCGCTGCTGGGCAG GTATCTTATTTTTGTCATGGTGGTTGCCACGCTCATTGTCATGAATTGCGTCATCGTGCTCAACGTATCTTTGCGAACGCCAACGACTCACGCCACATCCCCTCGGCTGCGCCAG ATTTTATTAGAGCTACTGCCGCGCCTCCTCGGCTTGAGCCCACCCCCAGAGGATCCCGGAGCTGCCTCACCAGCGAGGCGTGCCTCATCTGTGGGCATTCTGCTTAGAGCGGAGGAGCTCATCTTGAAAAAGCCGCGGAGCGAACTCGTGTTTGAGGGACAGAGGCATCGGCATGGAACTTGGACCG CAGCCGCCCTCTGCCAGAACCTGAGTGCTGCAGCCCCTGAAGTCCGCTGCTGTGTGGATGCTGTGAACTTTGTGGCTGAGAGCACAAGGGACCAGGAAGCCACTGGAGAG GAACTGTCTGACTGGGTGCGTATGGGGAAGGCCCTCGACAATGTCTGTTTTTGGGCAGCGTTGGTGCTCTTCAGCGTCGGTTCTACGCTCATCTTCCTTGGAGGTTACTTCAACCAAGTTCCTGATCTCCCCTACCCACCGTGCATCCAACCATGA
- the Chrne gene encoding acetylcholine receptor subunit epsilon isoform X3 → MTMALLGTLLLLALFGRSQGKNEELSLYHHLFDNYDPECRPVRRPEDTVTITLKVTLTNLISLNEKEETLTTSVWIGIEWQDYRLNFSKDDFAGVEILRVPSEHVWLPEIVLENNIDGQFGVAYDCNVLVYEGGSVSWLPPAIYRSTCAVEVTYFPFDWQNCSLIFRSQTYNAEEVEFIFAVDDDGNAINKIDIDTAAFTENGEWAIDYCPGMIRHYEGGSTEDPGETDVIYTLIIRRKPLFYVINIIVPCVLISGLVLLAYFLPAQAGGQKCTVSINVLLAQTVFLFLIAQKIPETSLSVPLLGRYLIFVMVVATLIVMNCVIVLNVSLRTPTTHATSPRLRQILLELLPRLLGLSPPPEDPGAASPARRASSVGILLRAEELILKKPRSELVFEGQRHRHGTWTAAALCQNLSAAAPEVRCCVDAVNFVAESTRDQEATGEELSDWVRMGKALDNVCFWAALVLFSVGSTLIFLGGYFNQVPDLPYPPCIQP, encoded by the exons ATGACAATGGCTCTGCTTGGGACCCTGCTTCTCCTGGCACTCTTTG GCAGAAGCCAAGGCAAGAATGAAGAGCTGAGCCTGTATCACCATCTCTTCGACAATTATGACCCAGAATGCCGGCCAGTTAGGAGACCTGAGGACACTGTCACCATCACCCTCAAGGTCACCCTAACCAACCTCATCTCACTG AATGAGAAAGAAGAGACTCTGACCACCAGTGTCTGGATTGGAATT GAATGGCAAGACTATCGGCTCAACTTCAGCAAGGACGATTTTGCAGGCGTAGAAATCCTGCGGGTCCCTTCCGAACATGTATGGCTGCCAGAGATTGTTCTGGAAAACAA TATTGATGGGCAGTTTGGAGTGGCCTACGACTGCAATGTTCTGGTCTATGAGGGAGGCTCTGTGAGCTGGCTGCCCCCAGCTATCTACCGCAGCACGTGCGCAGTGGAGGTCACCTATTTCCCCTTTGACTGGCAGAACTGCTCTCTCATTTTTCG TTCCCAGACCTACAATGCTGAAGAGGTGGAGTTCATCTTTGCAGTGGATGACGATGGCAATGCCATCAACAAAATTGACATCGACACCGCAGCTTTTACCG AGAATGGAGAATGGGCCATTGACTACTGCCCAGGCATGATTCGCCATTATGAGGGAGGCTCCACAGAAGACCCTGGAGAAACTGACGTCATCTACACGCTCATCATCCGTCGAAAGCCGCTTTTTTACGTCATTAACATCATTGTGCCTTGTGTGCTCATTTCTGGCTTGGTGCTACTCGCTTACTTCCTACCTGCGCAGG CTGGTGGCCAGAAATGCACGGTCTCTATCAACGTCCTGCTAGCCCAGACTGTCTTCTTGTTCCTAATTGCCCAGAAAATTCCAGAGACTTCTCTGAGCGTGCCGCTGCTGGGCAG GTATCTTATTTTTGTCATGGTGGTTGCCACGCTCATTGTCATGAATTGCGTCATCGTGCTCAACGTATCTTTGCGAACGCCAACGACTCACGCCACATCCCCTCGGCTGCGCCAG ATTTTATTAGAGCTACTGCCGCGCCTCCTCGGCTTGAGCCCACCCCCAGAGGATCCCGGAGCTGCCTCACCAGCGAGGCGTGCCTCATCTGTGGGCATTCTGCTTAGAGCGGAGGAGCTCATCTTGAAAAAGCCGCGGAGCGAACTCGTGTTTGAGGGACAGAGGCATCGGCATGGAACTTGGACCG CAGCCGCCCTCTGCCAGAACCTGAGTGCTGCAGCCCCTGAAGTCCGCTGCTGTGTGGATGCTGTGAACTTTGTGGCTGAGAGCACAAGGGACCAGGAAGCCACTGGAGAG GAACTGTCTGACTGGGTGCGTATGGGGAAGGCCCTCGACAATGTCTGTTTTTGGGCAGCGTTGGTGCTCTTCAGCGTCGGTTCTACGCTCATCTTCCTTGGAGGTTACTTCAACCAAGTTCCTGATCTCCCCTACCCACCGTGCATCCAACCATGA
- the Chrne gene encoding acetylcholine receptor subunit epsilon isoform X4, whose amino-acid sequence MTMALLGTLLLLALFGRSQGKNEELSLYHHLFDNYDPECRPVRRPEDTVTITLKVTLTNLISLNEKEETLTTSVWIGIEWQDYRLNFSKDDFAGVEILRVPSEHVWLPEIVLENNIDGQFGVAYDCNVLVYEGGSVSWLPPAIYRSTCAVEVTYFPFDWQNCSLIFRSQTYNAEEVEFIFAVDDDGNAINKIDIDTAAFTENGEWAIDYCPGMIRHYEGGSTEDPGETDVIYTLIIRRKPLFYVINIIVPCVLISGLVLLAYFLPAQAGGQKCTVSINVLLAQTVFLFLIAQKIPETSLSVPLLGRYLIFVMVVATLIVMNCVIVLNVSLRTPTTHATSPRLRQILLELLPRLLGLSPPPEDPGAASPARRASSVGILLRAEELILKKPRSELVFEGQRHRHGTWTAALCQNLSAAAPEVRCCVDAVNFVAESTRDQEATGEELSDWVRMGKALDNVCFWAALVLFSVGSTLIFLGGYFNQVPDLPYPPCIQP is encoded by the exons ATGACAATGGCTCTGCTTGGGACCCTGCTTCTCCTGGCACTCTTTG GCAGAAGCCAAGGCAAGAATGAAGAGCTGAGCCTGTATCACCATCTCTTCGACAATTATGACCCAGAATGCCGGCCAGTTAGGAGACCTGAGGACACTGTCACCATCACCCTCAAGGTCACCCTAACCAACCTCATCTCACTG AATGAGAAAGAAGAGACTCTGACCACCAGTGTCTGGATTGGAATT GAATGGCAAGACTATCGGCTCAACTTCAGCAAGGACGATTTTGCAGGCGTAGAAATCCTGCGGGTCCCTTCCGAACATGTATGGCTGCCAGAGATTGTTCTGGAAAACAA TATTGATGGGCAGTTTGGAGTGGCCTACGACTGCAATGTTCTGGTCTATGAGGGAGGCTCTGTGAGCTGGCTGCCCCCAGCTATCTACCGCAGCACGTGCGCAGTGGAGGTCACCTATTTCCCCTTTGACTGGCAGAACTGCTCTCTCATTTTTCG TTCCCAGACCTACAATGCTGAAGAGGTGGAGTTCATCTTTGCAGTGGATGACGATGGCAATGCCATCAACAAAATTGACATCGACACCGCAGCTTTTACCG AGAATGGAGAATGGGCCATTGACTACTGCCCAGGCATGATTCGCCATTATGAGGGAGGCTCCACAGAAGACCCTGGAGAAACTGACGTCATCTACACGCTCATCATCCGTCGAAAGCCGCTTTTTTACGTCATTAACATCATTGTGCCTTGTGTGCTCATTTCTGGCTTGGTGCTACTCGCTTACTTCCTACCTGCGCAGG CTGGTGGCCAGAAATGCACGGTCTCTATCAACGTCCTGCTAGCCCAGACTGTCTTCTTGTTCCTAATTGCCCAGAAAATTCCAGAGACTTCTCTGAGCGTGCCGCTGCTGGGCAG GTATCTTATTTTTGTCATGGTGGTTGCCACGCTCATTGTCATGAATTGCGTCATCGTGCTCAACGTATCTTTGCGAACGCCAACGACTCACGCCACATCCCCTCGGCTGCGCCAG ATTTTATTAGAGCTACTGCCGCGCCTCCTCGGCTTGAGCCCACCCCCAGAGGATCCCGGAGCTGCCTCACCAGCGAGGCGTGCCTCATCTGTGGGCATTCTGCTTAGAGCGGAGGAGCTCATCTTGAAAAAGCCGCGGAGCGAACTCGTGTTTGAGGGACAGAGGCATCGGCATGGAACTTGGACCG CCGCCCTCTGCCAGAACCTGAGTGCTGCAGCCCCTGAAGTCCGCTGCTGTGTGGATGCTGTGAACTTTGTGGCTGAGAGCACAAGGGACCAGGAAGCCACTGGAGAG GAACTGTCTGACTGGGTGCGTATGGGGAAGGCCCTCGACAATGTCTGTTTTTGGGCAGCGTTGGTGCTCTTCAGCGTCGGTTCTACGCTCATCTTCCTTGGAGGTTACTTCAACCAAGTTCCTGATCTCCCCTACCCACCGTGCATCCAACCATGA
- the Chrne gene encoding acetylcholine receptor subunit epsilon isoform X5 translates to MSKILFFLCFFRTEFLSVQQPWLCWNSLSIPGWPQTHRDPPVSASCVLGLKVYITDAWHCDHHGEKQTGRSQGKNEELSLYHHLFDNYDPECRPVRRPEDTVTITLKVTLTNLISLNEKEETLTTSVWIGIEWQDYRLNFSKDDFAGVEILRVPSEHVWLPEIVLENNIDGQFGVAYDCNVLVYEGGSVSWLPPAIYRSTCAVEVTYFPFDWQNCSLIFRSQTYNAEEVEFIFAVDDDGNAINKIDIDTAAFTENGEWAIDYCPGMIRHYEGGSTEDPGETDVIYTLIIRRKPLFYVINIIVPCVLISGLVLLAYFLPAQGILFLSWWLPRSLS, encoded by the exons ATgagtaaaattcttttttttctttgttttttcaggACAGAATTTCTTTCTGTGCAACaaccctggctgtgctggaactcgcttagtataccaggctggcctcaaactcacagagatccccctgtctctgcctcctgtgtgctgggtttaaaggtgtacATCACCGATGCCTGGCACTGtgatcatcatggtgagaagcagaCAG GCAGAAGCCAAGGCAAGAATGAAGAGCTGAGCCTGTATCACCATCTCTTCGACAATTATGACCCAGAATGCCGGCCAGTTAGGAGACCTGAGGACACTGTCACCATCACCCTCAAGGTCACCCTAACCAACCTCATCTCACTG AATGAGAAAGAAGAGACTCTGACCACCAGTGTCTGGATTGGAATT GAATGGCAAGACTATCGGCTCAACTTCAGCAAGGACGATTTTGCAGGCGTAGAAATCCTGCGGGTCCCTTCCGAACATGTATGGCTGCCAGAGATTGTTCTGGAAAACAA TATTGATGGGCAGTTTGGAGTGGCCTACGACTGCAATGTTCTGGTCTATGAGGGAGGCTCTGTGAGCTGGCTGCCCCCAGCTATCTACCGCAGCACGTGCGCAGTGGAGGTCACCTATTTCCCCTTTGACTGGCAGAACTGCTCTCTCATTTTTCG TTCCCAGACCTACAATGCTGAAGAGGTGGAGTTCATCTTTGCAGTGGATGACGATGGCAATGCCATCAACAAAATTGACATCGACACCGCAGCTTTTACCG AGAATGGAGAATGGGCCATTGACTACTGCCCAGGCATGATTCGCCATTATGAGGGAGGCTCCACAGAAGACCCTGGAGAAACTGACGTCATCTACACGCTCATCATCCGTCGAAAGCCGCTTTTTTACGTCATTAACATCATTGTGCCTTGTGTGCTCATTTCTGGCTTGGTGCTACTCGCTTACTTCCTACCTGCGCAGG GTATCTTATTTTTGTCATGGTGGTTGCCACGCTCATTGTCATGA
- the C10h17orf107 gene encoding uncharacterized protein C17orf107 homolog, whose protein sequence is MKGVPSNLDTLLWVYHFHSSTEVALQPPLLSSLELAVAAAHEYLVQRFRELKSQDPLESDKLPTQTASLGLVLREAAASLMSFGATLLEISALWLQQEVQRLERGNGCPDPALDTGDPGRALARVALAAGQGIRQAGAAAGASARYLIQGAWLYLCGRGLHGSTSSLQQTLRQLGLGVPGDPRYSGNLKVSSSNSEENGGTDNPSLSQAHPVSK, encoded by the exons ATGAAGGGGGTTCCCAGCAATTTGGACACCCTGCTGTGGGTCTACCACTTCCACAGCTCCACTGAG GTGGCCCTACAGCCTccacttctctcttccctggaacttgctgtggcTGCGGCTCACGAATATCTGGTACAAAGGTTCAGAGAGCTTAAATCCCAGGACCCCCTAGAATCTGACAAGCTGCCTACGCAGACAGCCTCCTTAGGACTGGTGCTAAGAGAAGCTGCAGCCAGCCTCATGAGCTTTGGAGCCACCTTGTTAGAG ATCTCAGCCCTGTGGCTACAGCAGGAGGTGCAGCGACTGGAGAGAGGCAACGGCTGCCCAGACCCAGCCCTGGACACTGGGGATCCTGGTAGGGCGCTGGCCCGTGTAGCCCTGGCAGCAGGGCAGGGGATTCGgcaagctggagcagcagctggcGCAAGTGCCCGGTACCTGATCCAGGGGGCGTGGTTGTACCTGTGTGGACGTGGTTTGCACGGGTCTACCTCATCCCTGCAACAAACCCTTCGCCAACTGGGCCTTGGGGTCCCTGGGGATCCG AGATACTCGGGAAACCTCAAGGTGTCGTCCAGCAACAGTGAGGAGAATGGGGGGACAGATAATCCATCACTGTCCCAGGCCCACCCTGTGTCCAAATAA
- the C10h17orf107 gene encoding uncharacterized protein C17orf107 homolog isoform X1 yields MKGVPSNLDTLLWVYHFHSSTEVALQPPLLSSLELAVAAAHEYLVQRFRELKSQDPLESDKLPTQTASLGLVLREAAASLMSFGATLLEVKLWEVERWEEKGERTMPEKGGTSIPCAPMQISALWLQQEVQRLERGNGCPDPALDTGDPGRALARVALAAGQGIRQAGAAAGASARYLIQGAWLYLCGRGLHGSTSSLQQTLRQLGLGVPGDPVRLG; encoded by the exons ATGAAGGGGGTTCCCAGCAATTTGGACACCCTGCTGTGGGTCTACCACTTCCACAGCTCCACTGAG GTGGCCCTACAGCCTccacttctctcttccctggaacttgctgtggcTGCGGCTCACGAATATCTGGTACAAAGGTTCAGAGAGCTTAAATCCCAGGACCCCCTAGAATCTGACAAGCTGCCTACGCAGACAGCCTCCTTAGGACTGGTGCTAAGAGAAGCTGCAGCCAGCCTCATGAGCTTTGGAGCCACCTTGTTAGAGGTGAAGCTCTGGGAAGTTGAGAGatgggaagaaaagggggagaggaCTATGCCAGAAAAAGGAGGGACCTCTATCCCATGTGCCCCAATGCAGATCTCAGCCCTGTGGCTACAGCAGGAGGTGCAGCGACTGGAGAGAGGCAACGGCTGCCCAGACCCAGCCCTGGACACTGGGGATCCTGGTAGGGCGCTGGCCCGTGTAGCCCTGGCAGCAGGGCAGGGGATTCGgcaagctggagcagcagctggcGCAAGTGCCCGGTACCTGATCCAGGGGGCGTGGTTGTACCTGTGTGGACGTGGTTTGCACGGGTCTACCTCATCCCTGCAACAAACCCTTCGCCAACTGGGCCTTGGGGTCCCTGGGGATCCGGTGCGTTTGGGATAA